From the genome of Triticum aestivum cultivar Chinese Spring chromosome 3B, IWGSC CS RefSeq v2.1, whole genome shotgun sequence, one region includes:
- the LOC123065319 gene encoding uncharacterized protein: PITFDHLDYSRSIRNAGWTALILDPIIDGLQFTQVLMDGGSDLNLLYPDTIRKLGIDPIKIRHSRTSFKGVTPGPYAKCTGSLLLEVVFGSPDNFRREKLIFHVAPFKSSHQALLGREAFARFNAIPHYASLTLKMPDPRGIISLKGYSRPRTRLGEFGIHKIGAP, translated from the coding sequence ccaattactttcgaccacctggattattccagaagtattcgaaacgcaggatggactgctctgatattggatcctataatcgacggactacaatttacacaagtcctaatggatggcggcagcgatttaaacctgctatatccggacacaatccgcaagttggggatagaccctattaaaattcgccatagccgcacttccttcaaaggagtgacgccgggcccttacgccaagtgcacgggctccttactactagaagttgtgttcggatcacccgacaacttccgtcgcgaaaagctaatcttccatgtcgccccattcaaaagtagccatcaagcactattgggacgtgaagctttcgcccgctttaacgcaataccgcactacgcgtctcttacacttaaaatgcccgatccacgcggcatcatctcattaaaaggttaTTCAAGACCCCGGACAAGGCTAGGCGAGTTCGGCATACATAAAATAGGGGCTCCCTAG